The DNA region GGTGTCTGGCGGTCATACGCAGCTGGTTCAGGTCGACGGGATCGGTCAATACACGCTCTTGGGCGAGACCCTCGACGATGCCGCCGGTGAAGCTTTTGACAAGACCGCGAAGATGATGGGGCTCAATTATCCGGGTGGTCCGGAAATCGCTCGGCTGGCAGAGCAAGGGGTTGCAGGACGTTTCACTTTCCCGCGCCCGATGTGCGACCGTCCAGGACTGGCTTTCAGTTTCAGTGGCTTGAAAACCTTCGCCCTGAACACCTGGCAGCAGAGCGTCAGCGCCGGGGACGACAGCGAGCAAGCCCGTTGCGACATCTCGCTGGCGTTCCAGCAGGCCGTGGTGGAGACTTTGACCATCAAGTGCAAGCGTGCCCTGAAACAGGCCGGTATGAAGCGTCTGGTGATCGCTGGCGGCGTCAGCGCCAACAAGGCACTGCGTACCTCACTGGAGAAGATGCTCGGCGACATGAAGGGCGATGTTTTTTATGCTCGTCCGGAGTTCTGCACCGACAACGGCGCGATGATTGCCTTTGCCGGCTGCCAGCGTTTGCAGGCCGGTCAGCATGAAAGCCTGGCAATCAGCGTGCAGGCGCGTTGGCCGATGGAGCAATTGTCGGCGCTGTGATGATGTGCGGGATGAGCCGCGCTCATGCCCGGTATTTAAAAATGCCGTTCGCGCCCGGCAAACAGGTCGCGTAGATTGCCCCGATGACGCCAGACGATCAGTCCCGTGAGTGCGCTCATGGGCAGCAGTGCCGCCGGTTCTTGCCAGGCCAGCAGCGGCAGGGTCAGCGG from Pseudomonas sp. ACM7 includes:
- the tsaD gene encoding tRNA (adenosine(37)-N6)-threonylcarbamoyltransferase complex transferase subunit TsaD yields the protein MLVLGLETSCDETGVALYDSERGLLADALFSQIDLHRAYGGVVPELASRDHVKRMLPLIRQVLAEADCVPTEIDAISYTAGPGLVGALLVGASCAQALAFAWGIPALGVHHMEGHLLAPMLESQPPEFPFVALLVSGGHTQLVQVDGIGQYTLLGETLDDAAGEAFDKTAKMMGLNYPGGPEIARLAEQGVAGRFTFPRPMCDRPGLAFSFSGLKTFALNTWQQSVSAGDDSEQARCDISLAFQQAVVETLTIKCKRALKQAGMKRLVIAGGVSANKALRTSLEKMLGDMKGDVFYARPEFCTDNGAMIAFAGCQRLQAGQHESLAISVQARWPMEQLSAL